The genomic interval ACCCCCACCGCAATTTCGTCGACTTCGCCCAGGTGCCGGTGGTAAAGCGTTTGACGCGCATGCCCGTCTGTATCGATCCCTCCCACTCCGTCGGTAGCCGGGAGGTGGGGCCGGATGGGATTCCGGAGGTCTTTCAGGTGACCGCTCAGGGCGTGATCGCCGGCGCCAACATGGTCCTGGTGGACTTCCATCCGGATCCCGCCACTGCCCTCGTGGATGGGCCGCAGGCCCTGCGGCTAGAGGAGTTGCCCTGGTTTCTGGAGGATGTGCGCTTGGCGCGGGAGGCCTACGAGGAGCGCAGGCTCCTGGCGGAAGCCCAGACCTTCGCCCAGGCCGGATAATGGTGGCCATGGCCGTGAAGAGTTGATCCAGGTCCCCTTGGGTGAGTCCACCCGGGTAGTCGGGCGTACGCGAATAGTAGGTAGAGGCGTCGATGAGGATGAGTTCCCGGAACCCTTGCAGCGCGGCGACCCGACGGCGATCCACGCCGTCGGGTCGCCGAGAGTCATGAAGCGGTCTCAGCCGTGCCGGACACTTTTGGCGAAACGGCTCTCCCATAGCGCACATGCGGGCCGTAGCGCTCGCCGCTGGGTCGGCTGGGCAGGAGTGTAAAAATAAGCATCAGCAGTTCAATGAGGATAAACGAGACCACCACCGGGGCCAGCCACCACGGTGACAGGAGACGAAGCGCTGCAAGGCCGCCGATCAGGAAACCGGCAAACATGGATACATACGCAGCGAGTACCCACTTGCCCGATTGACCTGCGTCGTGCAGGCGCCGCACGGTGATGGAGAGCTCAGGTATGGCAAACCAGAGCAGGACAATCCCATAGAATATGGTGAGTACGGTTCCAAGGAGGGTGGTCGTCTTCGTTTCAGAATCCCCAAAAATGTCGGAATCCCCAAAAATGAGGGCGACGATCACGGTTGGGCCAAACAGGATAATGAGATAGGCCAACCGGTACCACCAGTAATCCACCCTTCGGGTACGACCAGTGAAGTTGAAATAGTTGAAAAAAACCTCGTACTTGAGAACGTCCAATAGGCGCATACATACCCTCCAACACGGTATTGTGGTCATAGGCGACGCGGCGGGGAGTAGAAGGAGTCCCGCCGGCAACCATTGGAGGGAGCAGAAGCGGCACGACCGGATAAACCCGGCCCTGCCCGAGATACGGCCACAGCTTTTGCTCCCTCCACTGCACGTGGTTTTCTATTCAGCAACGCGGGGGACCGGCAGGCTGGACCAAAGGGCATTCAGCGCGTGGGCGAAGCCCAGCGAAAGGCACCCGAGAAGCCGTCGATAGTATAATGGCTAAGCCATTGAAAAGGCAAAGAGGATCTGGGCTGGGTGGCGCTGCCAGGGCCCTTTGTTCCAGCCCGTCCCTATTTGATACGCATACCGGGCTCAGCGCCGCTGTCTGGAGCCAGCAGAAAGGGTCCGCCCGTGGGGCCGCTGGCGGCAAGCACCATGCCCTCGGACAGGCCAAAACGCATCTTGCGCGGCGCGAGATTGGCCACCATGACCGTCAGGCGCCCCTGCAGGTCCTCGGGACGGTAGGCGGACTTTATACCGGCAAAGACCTGACGCGGCTTTTCCTCGCCAATGTCGAGGGTGAGGCGCAGGAGCTTGTCCGCCCCTTCCACGGCCTCTGCCGCAACGATGCGGGCCACGCGCAGCTCCACGCGGGAAAAGTCTTCAATGGAAATGGTGGCCGGGGCTTGGGTTGCCTGGGTGCCACTCGCCGCCTCGGGACTGCGCTCCTCGGCTGCCTTGTCCTTGGGGGTTTGCGCCGGCGTGGGGCTGGCGATGAGGCTGTCCACGGTGCTTTTCTCCATCCGTTGCAGGAGGTGCTGGTAGGGGGCGATGTGGTGATCCAGCAGCGGCTCGGCAAGGCTATCCCAGTCCAGCGGGCAGTGCAGGAAATCCAGGGAACGGCGGGCGAGCTGCGGTACCACCGGGCTCAGCAGAGTGATCAGCAGACGAAAGGCATTGAGCGTGGTGGTGGCCACCCGCAACAGGACCTCGCGCTGTGCAGGATCCTTTGCCAGTTGCCAGGGCGCATGGCGATCGACGTAGGCGTTGACGCGATCGGCCATGGCCATGATGTCGCGAATGGCGCGCGCGTAGTCGCGCTCGGCGTAGGCGGCACCGATTCGTTCCCGCTGTCCTGCCAGTTCGGCGTAGAAGGTGGCGTCCTCGCCCAGACTCGGGGCAAGGCGACCGCCACCGAACTGGTGAATGAATCCGGCGCTGCGGGCGGCGAGATTGACCACCTTGCCCACCAGGTCGCCGTTGCCCTTAAGCAGGAAATCCTCGAGGTTGAGGTCGATGTCCTCCGGACGCGGATTGAGCTTGCTGGCGAAGTAGTAGCGCAGGAACTCCGGCTCCAGGCGCTCCAGATATCGGGCAGCGGTGATGGAGGTGCCGCGGGATTTGCTCATCTTGGCACCGTTCACGGTCATGAATCCGTGGGTGAAGATGGCCGTGGGCAGGCGGTAGCCCGCACCCTTGAGCATGGCCGGCCAGAAGAGGGCGTGGAAGTAGATGATGTCCTTACCGATGAAGTGGTAGACCTCGCTTTGGGCCTGGGCTCCCCAGTAGGTATCGAAATCCCGGCCGTGCTCCTCGCACCAGTGGGTCGTTGCCGCCATGTAACCGGGTAAAGCATCCAGCCAGACGTAGAAGAATTTGCCCTCGGTATCGGGAATGGGGATACCGAAGTAGGGGGCATCGCGGCTGATGTCCCAGTCGGCCAGACCGGCCTTGAACCACTCGTCGAGCTTGTTGGCCATCTCCTCCTGCAGCGTGCCGCTGTGGATCCACTCCTGCAGAAAGTCGGCAAAGTCGCTCAGGGTGAAGAAATAGTGCTCCGTGGGGCGCCGCACGGGGGTGGCGCCGGAGACGGCTGAGACGGCATCCACGAGATCGGTGGGGCTGTAGGTAGCACCACAGACCTCGCAGTTGTCGCCATACTGATCGGCGGCGCCGCATTTTGGGCAGGTGCCGCGGATGAAGCGGTCCGGCAAGAAGATGCCGGCTACGGGATCAAAGGCCTGCTCGATCTCGCGCACGACGATGTGCTCGGCTGCCCGCAGCCGCCGGTAGATATCCTGGGAAATGGTGAAGTTCTCTGGCGAGTGGGTGCTGTGATAGCAGTCGAAACCGATGCCGAAGGCGGTGAAGTCACGCAGATGTTCCTTCTGCATGCGTTCCACCAGGGTTTCCGGCGAGATCCCCTCGCTCTGGGCGCGCAGCATGATGGGGGTGCCGTGGGCATCGTCGGCGCAGACGTAGACGCAGTCGTGGCCCCGCAGTTTGTGGTAACGGACCCAGATGTCCGTCTGGGTGTACTCGACGAGATGGCCAAGGTGCAGAGGACCATTGGCATAGGGAAGGGCGCTGGTGACCAGGATCTTGCGTTTCATAGCCTGCTAAATTACCTGCCTTGCCGCCGCGGAGCAATGGGCCGGGGACTCCCGGCGCGGCAGACTTGCCGCCTTTGTGGCATACTGGATCCTTTGCGGATTTGGAGTTGCCATGTCCAGTCACGACTTGCCCCGGCCAGACTATGCCGCCCGTCGCCGTCGCCTCATGGAGCGGCTTCCCGACGGGGTGGCCATCGTCCCCACGGCTACCGAAAAGTCTCGCAATGCCGATGTGCATTATCCCTTTCGGCCCGACTCCGACTTCTGGTACCTCACCGGCTTCGCCGAGCCCGAGGCGCTGCTGGTTTTGGTGCCTGGTCATCCCGATGGGGAGGAATGGCTGTTCTGTCGTCCCCGCGATCCGGAGCGGGAGATCTGGGACGGCCGTCGGGCGGGTCTGGAGGGCGCCCGAGAGCTCTGTGGTATCCAGCAGACGCGTTCCATCGCGGAGCTGGACAGCCTCCTGCCCGAGCTCCTGCGGAACCGGGAACTGCTCTGTGCGCCCTTGGGACGCTCCGCCGATTTCGACGCCCGCCTCATGCTCTGGCGCAACCAGGCCCGAAGCCGCTCCCGGGCGGGCATACGCTATCCCCAGGAACTGGTGGATCTGGGCTTTTTGCTGCACGAGATGCGGGTCATCAAGGACCCCGTGGAGCAGGAGCACCTGCGGGCGGCGGTGGGCATCAGTGCCGCCGGTCACCGCCACGGCATGCGGGTGTGTCGTCCCGGTATGACAGAGTATCAACTGCAGGCAGAGATCGAGTTCGTCTTCCAGCGCCTGGGTGCACGCAGCGTGGCCTACCCCAGCATCGTCGGTGGTGGT from Acidithiobacillus caldus ATCC 51756 carries:
- a CDS encoding DUF805 domain-containing protein, producing the protein MRLLDVLKYEVFFNYFNFTGRTRRVDYWWYRLAYLIILFGPTVIVALIFGDSDIFGDSETKTTTLLGTVLTIFYGIVLLWFAIPELSITVRRLHDAGQSGKWVLAAYVSMFAGFLIGGLAALRLLSPWWLAPVVVSFILIELLMLIFTLLPSRPSGERYGPHVRYGRAVSPKVSGTAETAS
- the metG gene encoding methionine--tRNA ligase, with amino-acid sequence MKRKILVTSALPYANGPLHLGHLVEYTQTDIWVRYHKLRGHDCVYVCADDAHGTPIMLRAQSEGISPETLVERMQKEHLRDFTAFGIGFDCYHSTHSPENFTISQDIYRRLRAAEHIVVREIEQAFDPVAGIFLPDRFIRGTCPKCGAADQYGDNCEVCGATYSPTDLVDAVSAVSGATPVRRPTEHYFFTLSDFADFLQEWIHSGTLQEEMANKLDEWFKAGLADWDISRDAPYFGIPIPDTEGKFFYVWLDALPGYMAATTHWCEEHGRDFDTYWGAQAQSEVYHFIGKDIIYFHALFWPAMLKGAGYRLPTAIFTHGFMTVNGAKMSKSRGTSITAARYLERLEPEFLRYYFASKLNPRPEDIDLNLEDFLLKGNGDLVGKVVNLAARSAGFIHQFGGGRLAPSLGEDATFYAELAGQRERIGAAYAERDYARAIRDIMAMADRVNAYVDRHAPWQLAKDPAQREVLLRVATTTLNAFRLLITLLSPVVPQLARRSLDFLHCPLDWDSLAEPLLDHHIAPYQHLLQRMEKSTVDSLIASPTPAQTPKDKAAEERSPEAASGTQATQAPATISIEDFSRVELRVARIVAAEAVEGADKLLRLTLDIGEEKPRQVFAGIKSAYRPEDLQGRLTVMVANLAPRKMRFGLSEGMVLAASGPTGGPFLLAPDSGAEPGMRIK
- a CDS encoding aminopeptidase P N-terminal domain-containing protein; protein product: MSSHDLPRPDYAARRRRLMERLPDGVAIVPTATEKSRNADVHYPFRPDSDFWYLTGFAEPEALLVLVPGHPDGEEWLFCRPRDPEREIWDGRRAGLEGARELCGIQQTRSIAELDSLLPELLRNRELLCAPLGRSADFDARLMLWRNQARSRSRAGIRYPQELVDLGFLLHEMRVIKDPVEQEHLRAAVGISAAGHRHGMRVCRPGMTEYQLQAEIEFVFQRLGARSVAYPSIVGGGPNACILHYTENRDALADGDLVLVDAGAEYGNYAGDITRSYPVNGVFSPAQREVYALVLASQKAAIAALAPGRSVADYHEAAVAVLVDGLRDLKILSESRETILEQGLYRSFYMHRTGHWLGLDVHDAGSYRQRDGNWRMLEPGMVVTVEPGLYFSLENPACPERYRGIGIRIEDDCLITAEGVEVLSAAAPKEIDEIEALMALGG